One genomic region from Equus asinus isolate D_3611 breed Donkey chromosome 8, EquAss-T2T_v2, whole genome shotgun sequence encodes:
- the NIPSNAP1 gene encoding protein NipSnap homolog 1 isoform X1 — protein MAPRLCSISAAARRLLGGPGPRAGDVAAAAAARFYSKDNEGSWFRSLFVHKVDPRKDAHSTLLSKKETSNLYKIQFHNVKPEYLDAYNSLTEAVLPKLHLDEDYPCSLVGNWNTWYGEQDQAVHLWRFSGGYPALMDCMNKLKNNKEYLEFRKERSQMLLSRRNQLLLEFSFWNEPQPRAGPNIYELRTYKLKPGTMIEWGNNWARAIKYRQENQEAVGGFFSQIGELYVVHHLWAYKDLQSREETRNAAWRKRGWDENVYYTVPLVRHMESRIMIPLKISPLQ, from the exons ATGGCTCCGCGGCTGTGCAGCATCTCTGCAGCGGCGCGGCGGCTGCTGGGGGGCCCGGGGCCCCGCGCCGGGGATGTGGCGGCTGCAGCTGCGGCGCG CTTCTATTCCAAGGACAATGAAGGCAGCTGGTTCCGCTCCCTCTTTGTGCACAAGGTGGATCCCCGGAAGGACGCCCACTCCACCCTGCTATCCAAGAAGGAGACCAGCAACCTCTACAAGATTCAGT TTCACAATGTGAAGCCCGAGTATCTGGATGCCTACAACAGCCTGAC GGAGGCTGTGCTGCCCAAGCTGCACCTGGATGAGGACTACCCCTGCTCGCTCGTGGGCAACTGGAACACATGGTATGGGGAGCAAGACCAGGCAG TGCACTTGTGGCGATTCTCAGGCGGCTACCCAGCCCTCATGGACTGCATGAACAAGCTCAAAAACAACAAG GAGTACTTGGAGTTCCGAAAGGAGCGGAGCCAGATGCTGCTGTCTCGGAGAAACCAGCTGCTCCTTGAGTTCAGCTTCTGGAATGAGCCACAGCCCAGAGCGGGCCCCAACATCTATGAGCTGAGGACATACAAGCTCAAG CCAGGAACCATGATCGAGTGGGGGAACAACTG GGCTCGGGCCATCAAGTACCGGCAGGAGAACCAGGAGGCGGTGGGCGGCTTCTTCTCACAGATAGGAGAGCTCTACGTTGTGCACCATCTCTGGG CCTATAAAGACCTGCAATCTCGGGAGGAGACTCGAAACGCTGCctggaggaagaggggctgggATGAAAATGTCTACTACACAG TCCCCCTGGTGCGACACATGGAGTCTCGGATCATGATCCCTTTGAAGATCTCGCCTCTCCAGTGA
- the NIPSNAP1 gene encoding protein NipSnap homolog 1 isoform X2 — protein sequence MAPRLCSISAAARRLLGGPGPRAGDVAAAAAARFYSKDNEGSWFRSLFVHKVDPRKDAHSTLLSKKETSNLYKIQFHNVKPEYLDAYNSLTEAVLPKLHLDEDYPCSLVGNWNTWYGEQDQAVHLWRFSGGYPALMDCMNKLKNNKEYLEFRKERSQMLLSRRNQLLLEFSFWNEPQPRAGPNIYELRTYKLKPIKTCNLGRRLETLPGGRGAGMKMSTTQSPWCDTWSLGS from the exons ATGGCTCCGCGGCTGTGCAGCATCTCTGCAGCGGCGCGGCGGCTGCTGGGGGGCCCGGGGCCCCGCGCCGGGGATGTGGCGGCTGCAGCTGCGGCGCG CTTCTATTCCAAGGACAATGAAGGCAGCTGGTTCCGCTCCCTCTTTGTGCACAAGGTGGATCCCCGGAAGGACGCCCACTCCACCCTGCTATCCAAGAAGGAGACCAGCAACCTCTACAAGATTCAGT TTCACAATGTGAAGCCCGAGTATCTGGATGCCTACAACAGCCTGAC GGAGGCTGTGCTGCCCAAGCTGCACCTGGATGAGGACTACCCCTGCTCGCTCGTGGGCAACTGGAACACATGGTATGGGGAGCAAGACCAGGCAG TGCACTTGTGGCGATTCTCAGGCGGCTACCCAGCCCTCATGGACTGCATGAACAAGCTCAAAAACAACAAG GAGTACTTGGAGTTCCGAAAGGAGCGGAGCCAGATGCTGCTGTCTCGGAGAAACCAGCTGCTCCTTGAGTTCAGCTTCTGGAATGAGCCACAGCCCAGAGCGGGCCCCAACATCTATGAGCTGAGGACATACAAGCTCAAG CCTATAAAGACCTGCAATCTCGGGAGGAGACTCGAAACGCTGCctggaggaagaggggctgggATGAAAATGTCTACTACACAG TCCCCCTGGTGCGACACATGGAGTCTCGGATCATGA